In Microbulbifer celer, a single window of DNA contains:
- a CDS encoding HugZ family pyridoxamine 5'-phosphate oxidase, producing the protein MSEQNKSTSKTNDGADLVAEVRDFIATRKLLNLASLTADNHPHASTAPFLAADGNFYLFISDLSEHAANLKANNKASVIFNADEADTKQAFARLRVTFNVDAAIIDREQPLWQQRIEQLREKFGPVIDHLKDLEDFHLFELKPSGGRYVKGFGQAYALEGLEKQVALHLKDGHREKAPQGSSEEKLQTG; encoded by the coding sequence ATGAGTGAACAAAACAAGTCCACATCCAAAACCAATGACGGCGCAGATCTTGTCGCCGAGGTGCGCGATTTTATTGCCACCCGCAAGCTGCTGAATCTGGCGAGTCTTACAGCCGACAACCACCCCCACGCCAGCACCGCGCCATTTCTCGCCGCGGATGGTAATTTTTACCTGTTTATTTCCGATCTCTCCGAGCACGCCGCCAACTTGAAGGCCAACAACAAGGCGTCGGTGATATTCAATGCAGATGAGGCGGATACCAAGCAGGCGTTTGCCCGACTGCGGGTTACTTTCAATGTGGATGCGGCGATAATTGATCGCGAACAGCCCTTGTGGCAACAGCGTATCGAACAGCTGCGGGAAAAATTTGGCCCTGTGATAGATCACCTCAAAGACCTGGAGGATTTTCACCTGTTTGAGCTGAAGCCCAGCGGCGGTCGCTACGTCAAAGGCTTCGGCCAGGCTTACGCGCTGGAAGGGCTGGAAAAGCAGGTGGCGCTGCACCTGAAAGATGGCCACAGAGAAAAAGCGCCACAAGGCAGCTCAGAAGAAAAGCTTCAGACTGGCTAA
- the hutX gene encoding heme utilization cystosolic carrier protein HutX: MQAKVQQLLASESGYTLEQMAKVLDTSVREIIANLPAEMATLADNNAVWQLIEELPTWGKVTVIVQSEGSVFEFKGEFPKGSIARGYYNFMHHKNPFHGHLLVDGLVEVALVSKPHRGAESHSMVFLAPSGNCVFKVFLGRDAERKLIPEQVKRFQQLKQQLAVTTADNS; the protein is encoded by the coding sequence ATGCAAGCAAAAGTACAGCAACTACTCGCCAGTGAATCCGGCTACACCCTGGAACAGATGGCGAAGGTGCTCGACACCAGTGTGCGGGAAATCATTGCCAACCTGCCGGCGGAAATGGCCACCCTCGCTGACAACAACGCGGTGTGGCAACTGATCGAAGAGCTGCCTACCTGGGGCAAAGTTACGGTCATCGTGCAGAGCGAGGGCTCGGTATTTGAATTCAAAGGTGAATTTCCGAAAGGCAGTATTGCCCGAGGTTACTACAACTTTATGCATCACAAAAACCCCTTCCATGGCCACCTGCTGGTAGACGGCCTGGTGGAAGTGGCGTTGGTGAGCAAACCCCACCGGGGGGCTGAAAGCCACTCCATGGTATTTCTGGCACCCAGTGGAAACTGCGTATTCAAAGTCTTCCTCGGGCGGGATGCCGAGCGCAAATTGATCCCGGAACAGGTCAAACGCTTCCAACAACTAAAACAGCAGTTGGCAGTAACAACTGCAGACAATTCTTAA